A genome region from Vibrio tapetis subsp. tapetis includes the following:
- a CDS encoding tyrosine-type recombinase/integrase, producing MIKLPNVDRQSAIVKAQNNVGIYTNYLNDVLRPAIKRGKLDELEVLDIGFSVTGESLGKIGDNAAWRKLQDFFEPNATQTSTIDFTLNGKVMERNLRIQLIALALKMMWLSSKDYSFLSIYKTVVILKKFVPALLSEGYNSFEFLSFDLLESWVLSDFTDIDFERDTTYIALNKLRSEAKGLSFEINFEKKLAASDFGLALKETEQYTVMPQRLYCLGLQKSEALVNELYPIRDQLSKLADYITTYYDKAYLEYAKYLISDEAILKNGGLKWYLTKTDKGNKERTTDFQSAFLALSNPTQATTLELLYRHKPVIRLEYADNFHPDRTLKVGNRVVIGLKEARSLFKQLNGVCLWALMSRTGMRIDEIFHLHTTNGCSEETISKQIIHIIHADLSKTAKGSQSKQDEFVTTEVGKKAYEILQALHSPLRKRHSDSKTFFHKVTEDYAAITKDQLGKHIASWFEGTLAEKLVLTNDDIIDLKISDPNLSFNVGDDYEFSGHQLRRSFAYYLIGFELCAFPQLKQQFSHVSMAMTRHYAKNASKFQKIRKQKQSLACAIDDERVDKKAQIYLKIYKKLANKERVAGGKGKEFTKNMMKAERNLFKDKVDDDMLSLNYWKKQIRDQKRHIHAVAPGVYCTSTSCSLRTQVNLLECVDCKNDYIVDAVFAEAKRKEAEINMLWDIEHDELTPQTASEAYIKITAAERIMNDLDITYEPVEMPLEVKELLIPFGVTA from the coding sequence ATGATAAAGCTACCTAACGTAGACAGACAAAGTGCCATTGTAAAGGCGCAAAACAATGTTGGTATCTACACTAATTACCTGAATGACGTATTAAGGCCTGCAATAAAGAGGGGGAAGTTGGATGAGCTTGAAGTGCTAGATATTGGATTTAGCGTCACTGGCGAATCGCTGGGTAAAATTGGGGACAATGCCGCATGGCGAAAACTTCAAGACTTCTTTGAGCCAAATGCTACCCAAACATCCACTATAGACTTCACGCTTAATGGAAAAGTGATGGAGCGTAACCTCAGGATTCAATTGATAGCGCTTGCTTTAAAGATGATGTGGTTATCGTCCAAGGATTACTCCTTTCTTTCCATCTACAAGACTGTCGTTATCTTAAAGAAATTCGTTCCCGCTCTTTTAAGTGAAGGTTACAACAGCTTTGAATTTTTAAGTTTTGACCTATTAGAGTCTTGGGTGTTGAGCGACTTCACTGATATCGACTTCGAGCGAGATACAACCTATATAGCTCTCAACAAGCTGCGATCTGAGGCCAAAGGCCTATCGTTTGAGATTAACTTTGAAAAGAAATTAGCGGCATCCGATTTTGGTTTAGCCCTTAAAGAAACTGAACAATATACAGTTATGCCGCAGAGATTATATTGTTTAGGACTTCAAAAATCAGAAGCATTAGTTAACGAGTTATACCCAATTCGCGATCAACTAAGCAAGCTAGCCGATTACATTACTACCTATTATGACAAAGCCTATCTAGAGTATGCAAAGTACCTTATCAGCGATGAGGCAATATTAAAAAATGGCGGGCTTAAGTGGTATTTAACTAAGACAGATAAAGGTAATAAAGAAAGAACAACTGACTTTCAATCTGCTTTTCTCGCACTAAGTAATCCGACACAAGCAACGACCCTTGAATTACTATACAGGCACAAGCCCGTAATACGCCTTGAATACGCTGACAACTTCCATCCAGATAGAACATTGAAGGTTGGTAACAGAGTAGTTATAGGCCTTAAAGAGGCACGATCATTATTTAAACAACTCAACGGCGTTTGCCTATGGGCGTTAATGTCTAGAACGGGAATGCGTATTGATGAAATCTTTCACCTACATACGACAAATGGGTGCTCAGAAGAAACCATATCCAAGCAAATCATTCATATTATTCATGCAGACCTGTCAAAAACGGCCAAAGGCTCCCAATCAAAGCAAGATGAGTTTGTGACTACAGAGGTCGGAAAAAAGGCTTACGAGATTCTACAAGCGCTACATTCACCACTTAGAAAGCGTCATTCTGATAGCAAAACGTTTTTCCATAAGGTAACGGAGGACTATGCAGCTATTACTAAAGACCAACTTGGAAAGCATATTGCGAGTTGGTTTGAAGGCACATTGGCAGAAAAACTTGTGTTAACCAATGACGATATAATTGACTTGAAGATTTCCGACCCTAACCTTTCATTTAATGTGGGTGACGACTACGAGTTCTCAGGACACCAGCTTCGCCGTTCGTTTGCTTACTACCTTATCGGCTTCGAGCTTTGCGCGTTTCCACAACTCAAGCAACAGTTCAGCCACGTATCAATGGCAATGACAAGGCATTACGCTAAGAATGCCAGTAAATTCCAGAAAATCAGAAAGCAAAAACAAAGCTTGGCTTGCGCTATTGATGATGAAAGGGTTGATAAAAAAGCGCAGATCTACCTAAAAATCTATAAGAAGCTGGCGAATAAAGAACGCGTTGCTGGAGGTAAAGGTAAAGAGTTCACCAAAAACATGATGAAGGCTGAACGCAACCTGTTCAAAGATAAAGTCGATGACGACATGCTATCGCTCAATTACTGGAAAAAACAAATCCGAGATCAGAAACGTCACATCCATGCTGTAGCCCCTGGCGTTTACTGCACTTCAACAAGTTGCAGCCTGCGCACACAGGTCAACCTTTTAGAATGTGTAGACTGTAAAAACGACTACATTGTAGATGCTGTTTTTGCGGAGGCTAAACGCAAAGAGGCTGAAATCAATATGTTATGGGATATTGAGCATGATGAGTTAACGCCTCAAACAGCAAGTGAAGCATATATCAAAATCACCGCTGCCGAGCGAATTATGAATGACTTAGATATAACTTATGAACCTGTTGAAATGCCACTTGAAGTAAAGGAACTTCTAATACCTTTCGGAGTAACTGCGTAA